A genomic segment from Glycine max cultivar Williams 82 chromosome 1, Glycine_max_v4.0, whole genome shotgun sequence encodes:
- the LOC100787326 gene encoding peptidyl-prolyl cis-trans isomerase E, which produces MAMMQGVQKNTLYVGGLAEEVNELILHAAFIPFGDIKDVKTPLDQASQKHRSFGFVTFLEREDASAAMDNMDGAELYGRVLTVNYALPERIKGGEQGWAAQPVWADADTWFERQQQEEEMKRIEKENRAAMEAAEDLHRKQVAEQREGEKEEEIEIKDDPMAKAEAEVLQNQ; this is translated from the exons ATGGCGATGATGCAAGGTGTGCAGAAGAACACGCTATACGTGGGAGGCTTAGCGGAAGAAGTGAACGAGTTGATCCTCCACGCGGCGTTCATTCCCTTCGGCGACATCAAGGACGTGAAGACGCCGCTGGACCAGGCCTCGCAGAAGCACCGCTCCTTCGGCTTCGTCACCTTCCTCGAACGGGAAGATGCCTCCGCCGCCATGGACAACATGGACGGCGCCGAGCTCTACGGCCGCGTCCTCACCGTCAACTACGCCCTCCCCGAACGCATCAAGGGAGGGGAGCAGGGCTGGGCCGCCCAGCCCG TTTGGGCGGATGCGGATACCTGGTTTGAGCGGCAGCAGCAGGAGGAAGAGATGAAACGGATTGAGAAGGAGAATCGTGCGGCGATGGAGGCGGCAGAAGACTTGCACCGGAAGCAAGTGGCAGAGCAgcgagagggagagaaggaagaGGAAATTGAGATCAAGGATGATCCTATGGCCAAGGCTGAAGCGGAGGTTCTTCAAAACCAATGA